One genomic region from Deltaproteobacteria bacterium encodes:
- a CDS encoding rhomboid family intramembrane serine protease: MGRGGILCPRCRKFISADEPECPYCGLRKPGVGKILRSNLYLFFGADPIKVLISVNVVLYVLSLLINPSSQGVNFNPFTMLSPSTRSFLVMGATGTWPIDGYGSWWTLVSASYLHGGLLHIFFNMFALMQLAPFVLSIYGLYRFVIIYVFSGVAGFLLSYFAHINLTIGASANICGLIGAILYYGKSRGGFFGDMIYRQAMAWTMGLVLFGLLFPGINNWAHGGGLLAGVLAGYLVGIEERRMERSVHRFLAFFMVIMTILILTWVVVRACHVLFFVP, translated from the coding sequence GTGGGAAGAGGCGGAATTCTATGTCCCCGTTGCCGTAAATTCATCAGCGCAGATGAGCCAGAATGTCCATATTGTGGATTGCGAAAACCGGGGGTGGGGAAAATTCTGCGGAGCAATCTATATCTTTTTTTCGGCGCCGATCCGATAAAGGTACTCATTTCCGTAAATGTGGTGCTGTACGTCCTCTCTCTCCTGATCAATCCGTCGTCCCAGGGGGTGAATTTCAACCCCTTTACCATGTTATCCCCTTCAACCCGCAGTTTCTTGGTCATGGGCGCAACAGGAACGTGGCCCATTGATGGGTATGGAAGTTGGTGGACACTTGTGTCGGCATCTTATCTTCACGGGGGACTGCTCCATATTTTTTTCAACATGTTCGCCCTGATGCAACTTGCACCCTTTGTCCTTTCCATCTACGGCCTGTATCGATTCGTCATTATTTATGTTTTCTCCGGAGTTGCCGGTTTCCTGTTGTCCTATTTTGCGCATATTAATTTGACCATCGGTGCTTCGGCGAATATCTGTGGGCTCATCGGCGCCATTCTCTATTACGGCAAAAGCCGGGGTGGTTTTTTCGGAGACATGATATACCGGCAAGCCATGGCCTGGACAATGGGGCTCGTTTTGTTTGGGCTGTTGTTTCCCGGAATCAACAACTGGGCGCACGGCGGGGGGCTTCTGGCCGGTGTTTTAGCGGGTTATCTGGTCGGAATTGAAGAAAGAAGGATGGAAAGAAGCGTTCACCGGTTTCTCGCCTTTTTCATGGTAATCATGACCATTTTGATTCTGACATGGGTTGTCGTGCGGGCATGTCATGTCCTTTTCTTTGTTCCGTGA